In one window of Streptomyces roseofulvus DNA:
- the cdgB gene encoding diguanylate cyclase CdgB translates to METESEPYVRLSTLRQLHQVVADLNTARSLADTVQTVADGVVAGLNYQLACVNLVRPDGDLVVAAFAGDPAAESLITGRVGSREAWDRRLSMGVSWGDLRFIPHTEGWVLMDDDVPQWHTDGPAPRFEDEWHPHDRLYAPMYASGTGRELLGVISVDRPRNGRHPGPWGQEALQMYASQSAIAISNARLRSNMQRALIRLEREQQALRASEESFRQAFEYAPSGMAIAELGGDQHGRLLRTNDALCRLLGRPASVMRRYSFADLVHPEDIGTLLRTSAEGGRAELRLGRRDGTYVWVSLRNSVVADAADGPRFLLTHVEDIEERKRHELQLAHRASHDALTGLPNSAELRSRLSARLCERPAHTGAYQGPGPDAGFGYGPDPLPLAQDGYEYEHEHEHGFGFEQAGGGAYDHHVHTVAPTGGDTDDGTKGLAVLFCDLDGFKSINDRFGHHTGDAVLIEVARRLTTGVRDGDTVARLGGDEFVVLADGLGAADAADLAVRLRNAIIPPIRVDGRAVRVGASFGIGWAECGMTVEEVLNSADQRMYVEKRSRAKVHRRAG, encoded by the coding sequence ATGGAGACCGAGTCGGAGCCTTACGTCCGTCTCTCGACCCTGCGACAGCTGCATCAGGTCGTGGCGGACCTCAACACCGCCCGCAGCCTGGCGGACACCGTGCAGACCGTCGCCGACGGCGTCGTCGCCGGCCTCAACTACCAGCTGGCCTGCGTCAACCTCGTCCGGCCCGACGGTGACCTGGTCGTCGCCGCCTTCGCCGGGGACCCCGCGGCCGAGTCCCTCATCACCGGCCGGGTCGGCTCCCGCGAGGCCTGGGACCGGCGGCTCTCCATGGGCGTGTCGTGGGGCGACCTGCGGTTCATCCCGCACACGGAGGGCTGGGTCCTGATGGACGACGACGTCCCCCAGTGGCACACCGACGGCCCCGCCCCCCGCTTCGAGGACGAGTGGCACCCCCACGACCGCCTCTACGCCCCCATGTACGCGTCCGGGACGGGACGCGAACTCCTCGGCGTCATATCCGTCGACCGCCCGCGCAACGGCCGGCACCCGGGACCCTGGGGGCAGGAAGCCCTCCAGATGTACGCCTCCCAGTCCGCCATCGCGATCAGCAACGCCCGGCTCCGCTCCAACATGCAGCGCGCCCTCATCCGCCTGGAGCGCGAGCAGCAGGCCCTCCGGGCCAGCGAGGAATCCTTCCGGCAGGCGTTCGAGTACGCCCCCTCCGGCATGGCCATCGCCGAGCTCGGCGGCGACCAGCACGGCCGGCTCCTCCGCACCAACGACGCCCTCTGCCGGCTCCTCGGCCGGCCCGCCTCCGTGATGCGCCGCTACTCCTTCGCCGACCTCGTCCACCCCGAGGACATCGGCACCCTGCTCCGCACCTCCGCCGAGGGCGGCCGCGCCGAGCTGCGGCTCGGCCGGCGCGACGGCACCTACGTCTGGGTGTCGCTGCGGAACTCGGTGGTCGCCGACGCCGCCGACGGGCCCCGCTTCCTGCTCACCCACGTCGAGGACATCGAGGAGCGCAAGCGGCACGAGCTCCAGCTCGCCCACCGCGCCTCCCACGACGCCCTCACCGGCCTGCCCAACAGCGCCGAGCTGCGCTCCCGGCTCTCCGCCCGGCTCTGCGAGCGCCCCGCGCACACAGGCGCCTACCAGGGGCCTGGTCCGGACGCCGGGTTCGGGTACGGCCCCGACCCGCTGCCGCTCGCCCAGGACGGCTACGAGTACGAGCACGAGCACGAGCACGGCTTCGGCTTCGAGCAGGCCGGCGGCGGGGCGTACGACCACCATGTGCACACGGTCGCGCCGACCGGCGGCGACACCGACGACGGCACCAAGGGGCTCGCCGTCCTCTTCTGCGACCTCGACGGCTTCAAGTCGATCAACGACCGCTTCGGGCACCACACCGGCGACGCGGTCCTCATCGAGGTGGCCCGCCGGCTCACCACCGGCGTCAGGGACGGTGACACCGTCGCCCGTCTGGGCGGTGACGAGTTCGTCGTCCTCGCCGACGGACTGGGCGCCGCCGACGCCGCCGACCTCGCCGTCCGGCTGCGGAACGCGATCATCCCGCCCATCCGGGTGGACGGCCGCGCGGTCCGGGTCGGGGCCAGTTTCGGCATCGGCTGGGCCGAGTGCGGGATGACCGTCGAAGAGGTCCTGAACTCCGCCGACCAGCGGATGTACGTGGAGAAGCGGTCGCGTGCCAAGGTGCACCGCAGGGCGGGATGA
- a CDS encoding FAD-dependent monooxygenase: MKIAVVGGGPAGLYLSILLKRQDPGHEIAVYERNAAGSTYGWGVTYWAGLLDKLRAGDPESAAAVAEASVTWTDGLAIVRDERTVHRGDAGFGIGRRRMLGLLADRATALGVEVAYEHQIAGPDAPELAGADLVVAADGVHSVLREAHADHYGTAFTTGRNPYIWLGTSKVFDSFSFAFKETEHGWIWCYAYGFSGERSTCVVECAPGTWTGLGLDTMPEGDCLALLEKLFHDLLDGHELIGRDRGAEPAQWLRFRTLTTRAWHHGRTVLLGDAAHTTHYSIGAGTTLALEDALALAEALRTHPDDLDTALTAYGRRRRAELVSAQSAARLSAQWYENLPRYMDLEPDKMFALLGQRHSPLLPYVPPQLYYRIDRAAGRLEALRRLKRWLGPRLARAVHRV; encoded by the coding sequence GTGAAGATCGCCGTCGTCGGTGGCGGGCCCGCCGGCCTGTACCTCTCGATCCTGCTGAAGCGCCAGGACCCGGGCCACGAGATCGCCGTGTACGAGCGGAACGCGGCCGGCTCCACCTACGGCTGGGGCGTCACCTACTGGGCCGGGCTCCTCGACAAGCTGCGGGCCGGCGACCCGGAGTCCGCCGCCGCCGTCGCCGAGGCCTCGGTGACCTGGACCGACGGCCTCGCGATCGTCCGCGACGAGCGGACCGTGCACCGCGGCGACGCGGGCTTCGGCATCGGCCGCCGCCGGATGCTCGGACTGCTCGCCGACCGGGCCACGGCGCTCGGCGTCGAGGTCGCGTACGAGCACCAGATCGCCGGCCCGGACGCGCCGGAGCTGGCCGGCGCGGACCTGGTCGTCGCCGCCGACGGCGTCCACAGCGTCCTGCGCGAGGCCCACGCCGACCACTACGGCACCGCCTTCACCACCGGCCGCAACCCGTACATCTGGCTCGGCACCAGCAAGGTGTTCGACTCCTTCAGCTTCGCCTTCAAGGAGACCGAGCACGGCTGGATCTGGTGCTACGCCTACGGCTTCAGCGGCGAGCGCTCCACCTGCGTCGTCGAGTGCGCCCCCGGCACCTGGACCGGCCTCGGCCTGGACACCATGCCCGAGGGCGACTGCCTGGCGCTGCTGGAGAAGCTCTTCCACGACCTCCTCGACGGACACGAGCTGATCGGCCGCGACCGGGGCGCCGAACCCGCCCAGTGGCTCCGCTTCCGCACCCTCACCACCCGCGCCTGGCACCACGGCCGGACCGTCCTCCTCGGCGACGCCGCCCACACCACCCACTACTCGATCGGCGCCGGCACCACCCTCGCCCTGGAGGACGCCCTGGCCCTGGCCGAGGCCCTCCGCACCCACCCGGACGACCTCGACACCGCCCTCACCGCCTACGGCAGGCGGCGGCGCGCCGAACTGGTCTCCGCCCAGAGCGCGGCCCGCCTCAGCGCCCAGTGGTACGAGAACCTGCCCCGCTACATGGACCTGGAGCCGGACAAGATGTTCGCCCTCCTCGGCCAGCGCCACTCCCCCCTCCTCCCGTACGTCCCCCCGCAGCTCTACTACCGGATCGACCGCGCCGCCGGCCGCCTGGAGGCCCTGCGCCGGCTCAAGCGCTGGCTGGGCCCCCGGCTGGCGCGGGCGGTCCACCGCGTCTGA
- the arfB gene encoding alternative ribosome rescue aminoacyl-tRNA hydrolase ArfB, with protein MEGMSGPYQIRGSVSLPEAELQWRFTRSSGPGGQHVNTSDSRVELRFDLAATEALPEVWKSRALERLASRLVDGVLTVRASEHRSQWRNRETAAVRLAALLAEATAPPPKPRRATRIPRGINERRLREKKQRAETKRGRQGRDWG; from the coding sequence ATGGAGGGCATGTCAGGTCCGTATCAGATCCGCGGCTCCGTCTCGCTTCCCGAGGCCGAGCTCCAGTGGCGTTTCACGCGCTCCTCGGGTCCCGGCGGCCAGCACGTGAACACCTCCGACTCCCGCGTCGAGCTGCGGTTCGACCTCGCCGCGACCGAGGCGCTGCCCGAGGTGTGGAAGTCCCGCGCCCTGGAACGGCTCGCCTCCCGGCTGGTGGATGGCGTGCTGACCGTACGGGCCTCGGAGCACCGCTCCCAGTGGCGCAACCGCGAGACGGCCGCCGTGCGCCTCGCCGCGCTCCTCGCCGAGGCGACGGCCCCGCCGCCGAAGCCGCGACGGGCCACCCGCATCCCCCGCGGCATCAACGAGCGCCGGCTGCGCGAGAAGAAGCAGCGCGCCGAGACCAAGCGCGGCCGGCAGGGCCGCGACTGGGGCTGA
- a CDS encoding sensor histidine kinase, with protein sequence MHVAFFLLLGASLARFLLRHPWEARSPWIIALCGALAALYLLGPVLGTRATPRRIAWLCTVVAVWVVLVVLAPSFAWCAVPLFYTGLRTLPHRAAFGLVALLTAFVVFAQVQLSHGGWDPNLIVAPPAVAAIATGVFVHADRQAARQRALIDDLIRTRRELAAIERREGTLAERQRLSMEIHDTLAQGLSSQQMLLQAADRTWDTDPATARRHVRTAESIAERNLAEARRFVHDLAPADLAEGGGLEQALRGLAARESAEFRVDGTPVPLPDRAQSALLRIAQGALANIREHAAATSAALTLTYLDDQVVLDVADDGSGFDPSAARDGGDVRGHGLPAMRVRAQQLGGTLTVESTPGEGTVLSAAIPLAPPVEARP encoded by the coding sequence ATGCACGTGGCGTTCTTCCTGCTGCTCGGCGCCTCCCTGGCGCGGTTCCTGCTGCGGCACCCGTGGGAGGCCCGCAGCCCCTGGATCATCGCCCTGTGCGGCGCGCTCGCCGCCCTGTACCTGCTCGGACCGGTCCTCGGCACCCGGGCCACCCCGCGCCGGATCGCCTGGCTGTGCACGGTCGTCGCCGTGTGGGTGGTGCTCGTCGTCCTCGCGCCCAGCTTCGCCTGGTGCGCGGTCCCGCTCTTCTACACCGGCCTGCGGACCCTGCCCCACAGGGCGGCGTTCGGGCTGGTCGCCCTCCTCACCGCCTTCGTCGTCTTCGCGCAGGTCCAGCTCTCGCACGGCGGCTGGGACCCCAACCTGATCGTCGCCCCGCCGGCCGTCGCCGCCATCGCCACCGGCGTCTTCGTCCACGCCGACCGGCAGGCGGCCCGGCAGCGGGCCCTCATCGACGACCTGATCCGCACCCGGCGCGAACTCGCCGCGATCGAGCGGCGCGAGGGCACCCTCGCCGAGCGGCAGCGGCTCTCCATGGAGATCCACGACACCCTCGCGCAGGGCCTGTCGAGCCAGCAGATGCTGCTCCAGGCCGCCGACCGCACCTGGGACACCGACCCGGCGACCGCCCGCCGGCACGTCCGCACGGCGGAGTCGATCGCCGAGCGGAACCTCGCCGAGGCCCGCCGCTTCGTCCACGACCTGGCCCCCGCCGACCTCGCCGAGGGCGGCGGCCTCGAACAGGCGCTGCGCGGGCTCGCCGCGCGCGAGTCGGCCGAGTTCCGGGTCGACGGCACGCCGGTGCCGCTGCCGGACCGGGCCCAGTCGGCGCTGCTGCGGATCGCGCAGGGCGCGCTCGCCAACATCCGGGAGCACGCCGCCGCCACCTCGGCCGCGCTCACCCTCACCTACCTCGACGACCAGGTCGTCCTGGACGTCGCCGACGACGGCAGCGGCTTCGACCCGTCGGCCGCCCGCGACGGCGGCGACGTCCGCGGCCACGGCCTGCCCGCCATGCGGGTCCGCGCCCAGCAGCTGGGCGGCACGCTTACGGTGGAGTCGACCCCCGGCGAAGGCACGGTGCTCTCCGCCGCCATCCCGCTCGCACCCCCCGTGGAGGCCCGCCCGTGA
- a CDS encoding TerD family protein: MAVSLAKGGNVSLTKEAPGLTAVTVGLGWDVRTTTGTDFDLDASAIGVDAAGKVASDAHFVFFNNKSTPDQTIVHTGDNRTGEGGGDDEQINVNLAGLPANVEKIVFPVSIYDAVSRAQNFGQVRNAYIRVVNQAGGAEIARYDLSEDAAVETAMVFGELYRNGAEWKFRAVGQGYASGLEGIARDFGVNI; this comes from the coding sequence ATGGCAGTGAGCCTCGCCAAGGGCGGCAACGTCTCCCTCACCAAGGAGGCGCCGGGTCTGACCGCCGTCACCGTGGGCCTCGGCTGGGACGTCCGCACGACGACCGGCACCGACTTCGACCTGGACGCCTCCGCGATCGGCGTCGACGCCGCGGGCAAGGTCGCCTCGGACGCCCACTTCGTCTTCTTCAACAACAAGTCGACCCCGGACCAGACCATCGTCCACACGGGTGACAACCGCACCGGCGAGGGCGGCGGCGACGACGAGCAGATCAACGTCAACCTCGCGGGCCTCCCGGCCAACGTCGAGAAGATCGTCTTCCCGGTCTCCATCTACGACGCGGTCTCCCGCGCGCAGAACTTCGGCCAGGTCCGCAACGCCTACATCCGCGTCGTCAACCAGGCCGGCGGCGCCGAGATCGCCCGCTACGACCTCTCCGAGGACGCCGCCGTCGAGACCGCCATGGTCTTCGGCGAGCTGTACCGGAACGGCGCCGAGTGGAAGTTCCGCGCGGTCGGCCAGGGCTACGCCTCCGGCCTGGAGGGCATCGCCCGCGACTTCGGCGTGAACATCTGA
- a CDS encoding GNAT family N-acetyltransferase, with the protein MIVETLAPKALEDGAALPGPLLTELTALYASNREFQQLSGDFPDPDAIRPEQVAAALADDLAQPSAEVLLARSEGRLVAVAVTLGRHPDPADPDPWIGLLMVHADAHRAGFGRRLAAHVEDGFRTAGRTGLRLAVLENNPKALAFWTSLGYEETARRPDLAHGRPCVVLRKALQEP; encoded by the coding sequence GTGATCGTCGAGACCCTCGCGCCCAAGGCCCTGGAGGACGGCGCCGCGCTCCCCGGCCCGCTGCTCACCGAACTCACCGCGCTGTACGCCTCGAACCGGGAGTTCCAGCAGCTCAGCGGCGACTTCCCGGACCCGGACGCGATCCGCCCCGAGCAGGTCGCCGCCGCCCTCGCCGACGACCTGGCCCAGCCCTCCGCCGAGGTGCTGCTGGCCCGCTCCGAGGGCCGGCTCGTCGCCGTCGCCGTGACCCTCGGCCGGCACCCCGACCCGGCCGACCCCGACCCCTGGATCGGCCTGCTGATGGTCCACGCGGACGCGCACCGCGCCGGCTTCGGCCGCCGGCTCGCCGCCCACGTCGAGGACGGCTTCCGCACCGCCGGCCGGACCGGTCTCCGGCTGGCCGTCCTGGAGAACAATCCGAAGGCCCTCGCGTTCTGGACCTCCCTCGGGTACGAGGAGACCGCCCGCCGCCCCGACCTGGCGCACGGCCGCCCGTGCGTGGTCCTGCGCAAGGCCCTCCAGGAACCCTAG
- a CDS encoding heme-binding protein: MKKKIVLGATAAAVLTAGTFGAVAANASAPAAAPAAVAKADAGGDHLRQTTHLTVDAATDAAEAVLEAAEKENQRVSVAVVDRNGNTLVTLRGDGAGPQSYESAIRKAFTAVSWNAPTSELAKRLEQAPNLKDIPGTLFLGGGAPVAADGGPIAGIGVAGAPSGDLDEKFARAGVAELAK; the protein is encoded by the coding sequence ATGAAGAAGAAGATCGTCCTCGGTGCGACCGCCGCCGCCGTCCTGACCGCCGGCACCTTCGGCGCCGTCGCGGCGAACGCCTCCGCTCCGGCCGCCGCTCCCGCCGCCGTCGCCAAGGCCGACGCGGGCGGCGACCACCTGCGCCAGACCACGCACCTCACCGTCGACGCCGCCACGGACGCCGCCGAGGCCGTCCTGGAGGCCGCCGAGAAGGAGAACCAGCGCGTCTCCGTGGCCGTGGTCGACCGCAACGGCAACACCCTCGTCACCCTGCGCGGCGACGGCGCCGGCCCGCAGTCGTACGAGTCGGCGATCCGCAAGGCGTTCACCGCCGTCTCCTGGAACGCCCCCACCTCCGAGCTCGCCAAGCGCCTGGAGCAGGCCCCGAACCTGAAGGACATCCCGGGCACCCTGTTCCTCGGCGGCGGTGCCCCGGTCGCCGCCGACGGCGGCCCGATCGCCGGCATCGGCGTGGCGGGTGCCCCCTCCGGCGACCTGGACGAGAAGTTCGCCCGGGCCGGTGTCGCCGAGCTGGCGAAGTGA
- a CDS encoding response regulator transcription factor produces the protein MTVRILLCDDHVVVRAGLLALLGSTPDIEVVGEAGSGEEAVAMAAKLKPDVVLMDLQLGPGIDGVEATRRIAPTGVHVLVLTTYDTDADITRAIEAGATGYLLKAERPEELFAAIHAAAQGRTALSPPVASRVMDRMRGAAGPSLTDRERDILGQLAHGLGNKEIARALFISEATVKTHLGRIYAKLGVDTRAGAVAVAKEQRLLP, from the coding sequence GTGACCGTACGCATCCTCCTCTGCGACGACCACGTCGTGGTCCGCGCCGGCCTGCTCGCCCTGCTGGGCTCCACCCCGGACATCGAGGTCGTCGGGGAGGCCGGCAGCGGCGAGGAGGCGGTCGCGATGGCCGCGAAGCTGAAGCCGGACGTGGTCCTGATGGACCTCCAGCTCGGGCCCGGCATCGACGGGGTGGAGGCGACCCGCCGGATCGCGCCGACCGGCGTCCACGTCCTCGTCCTCACCACGTACGACACCGACGCCGACATCACCCGCGCCATCGAGGCGGGCGCCACCGGCTACCTCCTGAAGGCCGAGCGGCCCGAGGAGCTGTTCGCCGCGATCCACGCCGCCGCCCAGGGGCGCACCGCCCTGTCGCCGCCGGTCGCGAGCCGGGTCATGGACCGGATGCGGGGCGCGGCGGGCCCGTCCCTCACCGACCGCGAGCGGGACATCCTCGGCCAGCTGGCGCACGGCCTCGGCAACAAGGAGATCGCCCGCGCGCTCTTCATCAGCGAGGCCACCGTCAAGACCCACCTCGGGCGGATCTACGCCAAGCTCGGCGTCGACACGCGGGCCGGCGCCGTCGCGGTCGCGAAGGAACAGCGCCTGCTCCCCTGA
- a CDS encoding M1 family metallopeptidase: MTQTSRTGRSPRAAAVTAAALAALGLLAAGCTPAAGGVRGTPGASGVQDPYFPRLGNGGYDVSHYALDLAFDPDGGRLDGTARITARATQDLSALNLDLAGLTVSGATVDGEPAAVNRAGDELTLRPRDELPRGAEFTVTVDYAGVPEPLTDPDGSTEGWLNTSDGAVAVGEPAGSMTWFPGNHHPSDKASYEIALTAPSRLAALSNGVRVSAGPASGGRTRTVWRQPEPMASYLATVMIGRYETSTGTALGDVPVVTAVEPSLASATAALRAELPALLARQQDRFGPYPFGAAGAVIITDGLLGYALETQTRPVFPASSFDRTTLVHELAHQWFGNSVTPESWQDIWLNEGFATYAEWLYAEEHGSVPARDSFLAAFAEEANWAFPPADPPSAENLFDPPVYQRGAMVLHKLRETVGDEVFDELLRGWAAKYRHANASTGDFTGYAEAVAGRDLDAVWDVWLYGKDRPAEP, from the coding sequence GTGACCCAGACCAGCAGGACCGGACGGTCCCCCAGGGCCGCCGCCGTCACGGCGGCGGCCCTCGCCGCGCTCGGCCTCCTCGCCGCCGGCTGCACCCCGGCGGCCGGCGGGGTGCGGGGCACGCCCGGCGCGTCCGGCGTCCAGGACCCGTACTTCCCCCGGCTCGGCAACGGCGGCTACGACGTCTCCCACTACGCCCTCGACCTGGCCTTCGACCCGGACGGCGGCCGGCTCGACGGCACCGCGCGGATCACCGCCCGCGCCACCCAGGACCTCTCCGCCCTCAACCTCGACCTCGCCGGCCTCACCGTGTCGGGCGCGACCGTCGACGGCGAGCCCGCCGCCGTCAACCGGGCCGGCGACGAGCTGACCCTGCGCCCCCGCGACGAACTGCCGCGGGGCGCCGAGTTCACCGTCACCGTCGACTACGCCGGGGTGCCCGAGCCGCTCACCGACCCCGACGGCTCGACCGAGGGCTGGCTGAACACCTCGGACGGCGCGGTCGCGGTCGGCGAACCGGCCGGCTCCATGACCTGGTTCCCCGGCAACCACCACCCCTCCGACAAGGCGTCCTACGAGATCGCGCTGACCGCCCCGAGCCGCCTCGCGGCGCTCTCCAACGGCGTCCGCGTCTCCGCCGGGCCCGCCTCCGGCGGCCGCACCCGCACGGTCTGGCGCCAGCCGGAGCCGATGGCGTCCTACCTCGCCACCGTGATGATCGGCCGGTACGAGACCAGCACCGGCACCGCCCTCGGCGACGTCCCCGTCGTCACCGCCGTCGAGCCCTCGCTGGCCTCCGCCACCGCCGCGCTCCGCGCCGAACTCCCCGCGCTCCTCGCCCGCCAGCAGGACCGCTTCGGCCCGTACCCCTTCGGCGCCGCCGGAGCCGTGATCATCACCGACGGGCTGCTCGGCTACGCCCTGGAGACGCAGACCCGGCCCGTCTTCCCGGCCTCCTCCTTCGACCGCACCACGCTGGTGCACGAGCTGGCCCACCAGTGGTTCGGGAACTCCGTCACCCCCGAGAGCTGGCAGGACATCTGGCTCAACGAGGGCTTCGCCACCTACGCCGAGTGGCTGTACGCGGAGGAGCACGGCTCCGTCCCGGCCCGGGACAGCTTCCTGGCGGCCTTCGCCGAGGAGGCCAACTGGGCCTTCCCGCCGGCCGATCCGCCCAGCGCCGAGAACCTCTTCGACCCGCCCGTCTACCAGCGCGGGGCGATGGTCCTGCACAAGCTGCGCGAGACCGTCGGCGACGAGGTCTTCGACGAGCTGCTGCGCGGCTGGGCCGCGAAGTACCGGCACGCCAACGCCTCCACCGGGGACTTCACCGGCTACGCCGAAGCGGTGGCCGGGCGGGACCTGGACGCGGTGTGGGACGTCTGGCTGTACGGCAAGGACCGGCCGGCCGAGCCCTAG
- a CDS encoding flavin reductase family protein, which translates to MLQKTAPSPPVTDLAIPHAEGVSDDEFRAAMSRLAAGVVLVTAHDPDDGPRGEDVGMTATAFLSVSLDPPLVLVSLRNGSRMDDLLEEVPVWAVSVLAESQRHVAGRFAMKGRVSDRLLFADLPYTRGEVSGAPLLGGALTTLECRTESRVVAGDHTLVIGRVLSVGLPSPDGEPLTYFRGRYRRLG; encoded by the coding sequence GTGCTGCAGAAGACCGCGCCCTCGCCGCCCGTCACGGACCTCGCCATCCCTCATGCTGAGGGGGTGAGCGACGACGAGTTCCGGGCGGCCATGTCCCGCCTCGCGGCCGGTGTGGTCCTGGTGACCGCGCACGATCCCGACGACGGCCCGCGCGGCGAGGACGTCGGCATGACGGCGACGGCGTTCCTCTCGGTGTCCCTGGACCCGCCGCTGGTCCTGGTCAGCCTGCGCAACGGCTCCCGGATGGACGACCTCCTGGAGGAGGTCCCGGTCTGGGCGGTGTCGGTGCTGGCGGAGAGCCAGCGGCACGTCGCCGGGCGGTTCGCGATGAAGGGCCGCGTCTCCGACCGGCTGCTCTTCGCCGACCTGCCGTACACGCGGGGCGAGGTGAGCGGGGCGCCGCTGCTCGGCGGGGCGCTCACCACCCTGGAGTGCCGCACGGAGAGCCGGGTGGTGGCGGGCGACCACACCCTGGTGATCGGCCGGGTCCTCTCGGTCGGCCTGCCGTCCCCGGACGGCGAACCGCTCACGTACTTCCGCGGCCGCTACCGCCGCCTGGGCTGA